The Lynx canadensis isolate LIC74 chromosome D1, mLynCan4.pri.v2, whole genome shotgun sequence genome has a segment encoding these proteins:
- the IGHMBP2 gene encoding DNA-binding protein SMUBP-2 isoform X3 — MQRSVTVAFDESHDFQLSLDRECAYRLLKLANDVTYKRLKKALISLKKYHSGPASSLIEVVFGGSPPSPASETQPPPFCNTSLDASQKEAVSFALSQKELAIIHGPPGTGKTTTVVEIILQAVRRGLKVLCCAPSNVAVDNLAERLARCQQKVLRLGHPARLLECIQQHSLDAVLARSDSAQIVADIRKDIDQAFLKNRQTQDKREKSSFWNEIKLLRKELKEREEAAMLESLRSAAVVLATNTGASPDGPLKLLPDGHFDVVVIDECAQALEASCWIPLLKAGKCILAGDHKQLPPTIVSPKAAAAGLARSLMERLAAEQGASVVRTLTVQYRMHRAIMQWASEALYHGRLTAHPSVAGHLLRDLPGVAATEETGIPLLLVDTAGCGLFELEEEDDQSKGNPGEVRLVSLHVQALVEAGVRASDVAVITPYNLQVDLLRQSLAHRHPELEIKSVDGFQGREKEAVVLSFVRSNRKGEVGFLAEDRRINVAVTRARRHVAVVCDSRTVNNHAFLKTLVDHFTEHGEVRTAFEYLDDIVPENYSHESSQGHGQASARPRGPAAAAGKPPGSRMREGVREARAAAGLQRKTPGGKPSGPEVGSQPSLNGGGLCPEAADGRDRADRFRAEIAEFVASENTRLEFPASLNSHDRMWIHQIAEEHGLRHDSTGEGKKRFITVSKRAPPAPPPPAGGPTAPGPTEAEPPPGEQSGRDPPDLKALHLERLQREKSRREPQAEQGQQASRSGPRKLPEKKKKKEVKGHVAVDLPGEEDFDALVSAAVKADNTCGLAKCTASVATLGQLCLHCGRRFCLSHHLPEIHSCGERARAHARQRISREGVLYAGSGTKDRSLDPARRAQLQRRLDKKLGELTSQRKGKRKEKEK; from the exons AGCCGCCGCCGTTCTGTAACACCTCCCTGGACGCCTCCCAGAAGGAAGCCGTCTCCTTTGCGCTGTCCCAGAAGGAACTTGCCATCATCCACGGGCCTCCTGGCACTGGGAAGACCACCACTGTGGTCGAGATCATCCTTCAGGCTGTGAGACGGGGCTTAAAG GTGCTGTGCTGTGCCCCCTCTAACGTCGCCGTGGATAACCTGGCAGAGCGGCTGGCGCGGTGTCAGCAGAAGGTCCTGCGCCTCGGGCACCCCGCCCGCCTGCTGGAGTGCATTCAGCAGCACTCCCTCGACGCCGTGTTGGCACGCAGCGACAGCGCCCAGATCGTCGCAGACATCAGAAAGGACATCGACCAGGCCTTC TTGAAGAACAGGCAGACCCaggacaagagagagaagagtagTTTCTGGAACGAAATCAAGCTGTTACGGAAGGAgctgaaggagagggaggaggccgCCATGCTGGAGAGCCTCAGGTCGGCAGCCGTGGTGCTGGCAACGAACACAG GCGCTTCTCCCGACGGCCCTCTGAAGCTGCTGCCCGACGGCCACTTCGACGTGGTGGTCATCGACGAGTGCGCCCAGGCCCTCGAAGCCAGCTGCTGGATCCCCCTGCTGAAGGCCGGGAAGTGCATCCTGGCCGGAGATCACAAACAGCTGCCGCCCACCATCGTGTCCCCCAA GGCCGCGGCGGCGGGCCTGGCGCGCAGCCTGATGGAGCGCCTGGCGGCGGAGCAGGGCGCGAGCGTGGTGCGGACGCTGACGGTGCAGTACCGCATGCACCGGGCCATCATGCAGTGGGCCTCCGAGGCCCTGTACCACGGGCGGCTCACGGCCCACCCTTCCGTGGCGGGCCACCTCCTGCG GGACCTCCCCGGGGTGGCCGCCACGGAGGAGACGGGTATCCCCCTGCTGCTCGTGGACACGGCCGGCTGCGGGCTCTTTGAACTCGAAGAGGAGGACGACCAGTCTAAGGGGAACCCTG GCGAGGTGCGTCTCGTCAGCCTGCACGTCCAGGCCTTGGTGGAGGCTGGCGTCCGAGCGAGCGACGTTGCCGTCATCACACCGTACAACCTCCAG GTGGACCTGCTCAGGCAGAGCCTCGCTCACAGGCACCCCGAGCTTGAAATTAAGTCGGTCGATGGCTTCCAAGGCCGAGAGAAGGAGGCTGTGGTCCTGTCCTTCGTCAGATCCAATAGGAAAG GCGAAGTGGGTTTCCTCGCCGAGGACCGGCGGATCAACGTGGCCGTCACCCGCGCTCGGCGCCACGTGGCGGTCGTGTGTGATTCGCGCACCGTTAACAACCACGCCTTTCTGAAGACCCTGGTGGATCACTTCACGGAGCACGGCGAGGTGCGCACGGCCTTTGAGTATCTCGATGACATCGTCCCTGAAAACTACTCCCACGAGAGTTCCCAGGGCCACGGCCAAGCTAGTGCGAGGCCCCGGGGCCCTGCCGCGGCTGCCGGGAAGCCTCCTGGAAGCCGGATGCGGGAGGGGGTCCGGGAGGCCCGGGCGGCCGCGGGGCTGCAGCGGAAGACGCCTGGCGGGAAGCCCTCGGGCCCTGAGGTCGGTTCTCAGCCCAGCCTCAACGGAGGCGGCCTCTGCCCCGAGGCCGCGGACGGCAGAGACCGCGCGGACCGCTTCAGGGCCGAGATAGCGGAGTTTGTGGCGAGTGAGAACACGCGGCTGGAGTTTCCCGCGTCCCTGAACTCACACGACAGGATGTGGATCCACCAGATAGCGGAGGAGCACGGGCTGAGGCACGACAGCACCGGCGAAGGGAAGAAGAGGTTCATAACCGTGAGCAAGAGGGCCCCGCCTGCCCCGCCGCCTCCAGCGGGCGGCCCCACGGCCCCCGGCCCCACGGAGGCGGAGCCCCCTCCCGGGGAGCAGAGCGGCCGGGACCCCCCGGATCTGAAGGCTCTGCACCTGGAAAGGCTGCAGAGGGAGAAGAGCCGGCGGGAGCCGCAGGCCGAGCAGGGGCAGCAGGCCTCGCGCTCAGGGCCGCGCAAGTTAccggagaagaaaaagaaaaaagaagtaaaag GACACGTGGCCGTAGACTTGCCCGGTGAGGAGGACTTCGACGCTCTGGTCTCGGCCGCCGTGAAGGCCGATAACACCTGCGGCCTTGCTAAGTGCACAGCCAGCGTCGCGACCCTGGGTCAGCTCTGCCTGCACTGCGGCCGCCGCTTCTGCCTCAGCCACCACCTGCCGGAG ATCCACAGCTGTGGGGAGAGAGCTCGCGCCCACGCCCGGCAGAGGATCAGCCGGGAAGGAGTCCTCTACGCCGGCAGTGGCACCAAGGACAGGTCCCTGGACCCAGCCAGGAGGGCCCAGCTCCAGAGGAGGCTGGATAAGAAGCTGGGTGAGCTGACCAGCCAGAGGAAGGGTAAacggaaggaaaaggagaagtga